ATGAAGACATCGACCATGCGGTAGCTACCTCGGATGTGGTCATGCTGCTCAGAATACAGCATGAAAGGCATATTGAAAAATACGATCAGGCAAATGGAGATTATCTGGAAAGTTTCGGCCTGACCAAACAACGTGAAAAAAATATGAAACCGGGTGCGATCATCATGCATCCTGCACCAATAAACCGCGGTGTTGAAATAGACAGTGATTTAGTCGAATGCAGCCGCTCAAGAATTTTTAAACAAATGGAGAATGGCGTGTTCATTAGAATGGCCGTATTAAAAAATGTGCTTGACCAATCCGAAGGGGGAAACATTCATGAAAACAGTAATCAAAAATGGAGTATTGCTAGATAATCAAAACTCATTCAAAAAAGCGGATATTGAAATGGAAGGCAAGGTAATCACAAAGATCGGCGAGAACTTGGCAACGGAAAATTGTAAAGTAGTTGACGCTGAAGGGTTACTTATTACATCAGGTTTCATTGACCTGCATGTCCATTTACGCGAACCGGGCGGTGAACATAAAGAAACAATCGCAAGTGGAACGCTTGCAGCGGCAAGAGGCGGTTTCACTACGGTAGCGGCGATGCCTAATACAAGGCCAGTTCCCGATACAGTGGAAAACCTTGAAGCGCTAAACAGGAAAATTGAAGAAACGGCTCATGTCAGGGTACTCCCATATGCATCCATTACGATTAGGGAAGCAGGCAAGGAGTTGACCGACTTTTCTTCATTAAAACAAACGGGTGCTTTCGCCTTTACGGACGATGGCGTGGGAATTCAAGAAGCAGGGATGATGCTGGAAGCGATGAAACGGGCAGCCGCTCAAGATATGGCCATAGTTGCTCATTGTGAAGACAATAGCTTAATCAATAAAGGCTCCGTCCACGAAGGAAGATTCTCAAAAGAACAGGGAATCAATGGAATTCCGTCAGTATGTGAAGCTGTACATATTGCCCGGGATATCCTCCTTGCTGAAGCGGCGGATTGCCATTATCACGTTTGCCATATTTCCACGAAGGAATCGGTAAGGACGGTAAGGGATGCCAAACGCGCCGGTATCCGCGTCACAGCCGAAGTTACACCGCATCACTTATTATTGTGTGAAGATGATATACCGGGACTTGATACGAATTATAAAATGAACCCGCCATTGAGGGGCCGTGAAGATCGGGATGCATTAATAGAAGGACTGCTTGACGGAACCATCGATTTTATAGCAACTGACCATGCCCCGCATGCGGCAGAGGAAAAAGCGCAGGGAATGCAGCTGGCTCCTTTCGGAATAGTAGGATTGGAAACGGCCTTCCCGCTGCTTTACACCGAATTGGTTAAAAAGGGAGTCATTACATTAAAGCAATTGATCGATTTCATGACAATCAAACCATCTGAAAGTTTCTCCCTTCCTTATGGAGAGCTAAAGGAGGGTGCTATCGCGGATATCGTGCTCATCGATTTGGAAACAGAAAAAGAAATTAATGCTGAAGAGTTTGCTTCAAAAGGAAAAAATACACCTTTTAATGAAAAGAAATGTTATGGCTGGCCAGTCATGACGATTGCGGAAGGAAAAATAGCTTGGGAAAAAGGACGTGTTCAAGGATGAAAAGACAGCTAATTTTAGAAGACGGGACAGTATTCCTTGGGGAAGCATTCGGAGGGGACGTAGAAAAAATAGGTGAAGTCGTTTTTAACACAGGAATGACAGGGTACCAGGAGATTCTATCCGATCCATCCTATTGCGGTCAAATCGTTACACTTACGTATCCATTAATCGGGAACTACGGAATAAACCGGGATGATTTTGAATCCATCAATCCAGCGATATCGGGATTCGTCGTTAAGGAAACGGCAGAACTTCCTTCCAACTGGAGAAACCAATTATCACTTGATGAATATCTGAAAATGAAGAACATACCTGGAATAAGCGGAATCGATACGAGAAAGCTGACTAGAATCATCAGGAAATCAGGTTCACTTAAAGGGGCGCTCTGCAATATCAATAAAGATGCAAAAGAAGTCGTTTCCCAGTTGAAAGCAACAGTGATTCCTTCTAATCAAGTGAAACAGGTTTCAACAAAAGCACCTTATTCCAGTCCGGGCAGAGGCCCGCGGGTAGTTCTTGTAGATTATGGCATGAAGCATGGGATTTTACGTGAGTTGACGAAGCGCGGCTGTGATGTCGTGGTTGTGCCTTATAACGTCACGGCCGAAGAAGTGATGCAATATCATCCGGATGGCGTGATGCTTTCAAACGGTCCTGGAGATCCGAAAAGTGTTCATGAGACGCTTGAAATGATCCGTACAATCCAAACTCAAGTGCCATTATTCGGAATCTGTTTAGGACATCAATTATTCGCACTGGCAAACGGGGCGGATACGGAAAAATTAAAATTCGGCCATCGAGGTTCTAATCATCCGGTTAGGGACCTTCGTACCGGAAAGGTATCCATCACATCTCAAAATCATGGATATACAGTAGAAGAGCTTTCCATTGAAAATACAGAACTTATTGTGACACATACAGCATTGAATGATGATACGATTGAAGGTCTGCGCCATAAAAAGTATCCGGCTTTCACCGTACAATATCACCCGGAAGCATCACCAGGGCCGGAAGATGCCAACTACTTATTCAATGAATTCTTACAAATGATTGAAACTGCAACCAACAAGGGGGAAAAAACATGCCAAAACGCACTGATATAAAAAGCATCCTAGTAATTGGTTCCGGTCCGATCGTCATCGGACAGGCCGCCGAGTTCGATTATGCAGGAACCCAAGCGTGTATAGCCTTAAAAGAAGAAGGTTATCGTGTGATCCTGATTAACTCTAACCCTGCTACAATCATGACAGACAGTGAAATGGCTGACGCGGTTTATATCGAACCGATCACATTGGAATTTGTCAGCAAAATCATTCGTAAAGAGCGCCCGGATGCACTGTTACCTACCTTGGGCGGACAGACTGGCTTGAACATGGCAGTCGAGCTTGCCGAAGCAGGAATCCTGGAAGAATGCAATGTACAGATTCTTGGGACCAAACTTTCAGCTATCCAACAAGCGGAAGACCGTGACCTTTTCCGTACGCTAATGAACGATCTAGGGGAACCAGTACCTGATAGCGACATTATTCATAACTTGGAAGAGGCTTATACATTCGTTGAACGAGTCGGCTACCCAGTCATTGTTCGTCCTGCCTTCACGCTTGGCGGAACAGGCGGTGGGATTTGTGATAACGAAGAGCAGCTGATCGAGATTGTTGAGGGTGGCCTGAAAAGCAGCCCGGTACACCAATGTCTGCTTGAGAAGAGCATTGCCGGTTTCAAAGAAGTGGAATATGAAGTGATGCGTGATTCAAATGATAATGCGATAGTCGTTTGTAATATGGAAAACTTCGATCCTGTCGGTGTCCATACAGGCGATTCAATTGTTGCCGCACCAAGCCAAACATTAAGTGACAGAGAGTACCAAATGCTTCGAAATACGTCTTTGAAGATTATCCGTGCCTTGAAGATTGAAGGTGGATGTAATGTTCAGCTGGCGCTAGATCCAAACAGCTATCAATATTATGTCATTGAAGTGAACCCAAGGGTCAGCCGTTCGTCGGCACTTGCTTCAAAAGCAACAGGATATCCAATTGCAAAGCTTGCAGCAAAGATAGCCGTTGGTTTGACGCTCGATGAAATGATGAACCCTGTCACTGGCAAAACCTATGCCAGCTTTGAACCGGCACTGGACTATGTCGTTACGAAAATTCCGCGCTGGCCTTTCGATAAGTTCGAAAGCGCCAACCGTAGGCTCGGGACCCAAATGAAGGCGACCGGAGAAGTCATGGCAATCGGCCGTACATTCGAGGAATCAATCTTAAAAGCTGTCCGTTCCCTTGAAGCGGGTATATACCATCTTAATTTGAATGACGAGTTTGAAGATGGAAAAATAGAGAAACGGATCCGAAAAGCGGGAGATGAACGGTTATTCTATATCGGTGAAGCGTTAAGAAGGGGAATAACGATCGAAACAATACACGAATGGAGCCAGATCGATTTATTCTTCTTGCATAAGTTGAAAAAGATTATCGACTTTGAAAATCAGCTTAAAGAACATTCTTTTGATTGTGAAGTATTGCAAAAGGCTAAAGAACTAGGGTTTTCTGACAAAACGATTGCAGAAATATGGGGAGTTCCCGAAATTGACGTCTATGAGTACCGGAAACAGCAAGGAATCATCCCTGTTTACAAAATGGTTGATACATGTGCTGCGGAATTCGAATCGGAAACACCGTATTTTTATGGGACATACGAAGATGAGAATGAATCCATCGTTACTGACAAGAAAAGTGTCATTGTTCTGGGATCAGGCCCAATTAGAATCGGGCAAGGAGTAGAGTTTGATTATGCGACCGTACATTCGGTATGGGCCATTAAAGAAGCGGGATATGAAGCGATCATCATCAACAACAATCCCGAAACAGTTTCGACGGATTTCAGTATCTCCGACAAACTTTATTTCGAACCATTGACTATTGAAGATGTCATGCATGTCATCGATTTGGAAAAACCGGAAGGGGTCATCGTCCAGTTTGGTGGACAGACAGCAATCAACCTTGCAGATGGTCTTGTTGAAAGAGGAGTGAAGATCCTTGGTACTTCACTTGAAGACCTGGATAGGGCGGAAAATCGCAATAAATTCGAAAGAGCACTTAAGGATTTAGGCATTCCGCAGCCAAAGGGTAAAACCGCAACATCCGTTGATGAAGCGATCGTCATCGCTGAAGATATTGGTTATCCGGTTTTAGTAAGGCCATCGTATGTTCTCGGAGGAAGAGCGATGGAAATCGTCTATAAACAAGAAGAATTGCTGCATTACATGAAAAATGCCGTGAAAATAAATCCGGATCATCCTGTCCTGATAGACCGCTACTTAACGGGTAAGGAAATCGAAGTCGATGGAATTTCCGATGGCGAAACGGTTGTTATCCCTGGAATCATGGAGCATATCGAACGTGCAGGCGTCCATTCAGGTGATTCGATTGCAGTCTATCCGCCTCAAAATTTAACGGAAAAACAAAAAGAAGTAATCATCGATTATACGACCAGATTGGCAAAAGGTTTGAATATAATTGGTCTCTTGAACATTCAATATGTCATCAGCAATGAAGAAGTGTATGTGATTGAAGTAAATCCACGTTCAAGCCGAACCGTTCCATTCTTAAGTAAAATTACGAACGTGCCGATGGCTAACTTAGCCACGAAGGTCATCTTGGGCCACACACTTGAAAGCCAAGGTTACAAATCGGGGTTAGTGCCAGAACAAACTGGAGTCTATGTGAAAGTGCCGGTCTTCTCTTTTGCGAAATTAAGAGGTGTGGACATCTCACTCGGACCTGAAATGAAATCGACTGGTGAAGTAATGGGGAAAGATAGCACCCTTGAAAAGGCTTTATACAAAGGGCTGGTCGCTTCCGGTTTCAAAATTAAGGGGCATGGTTCGGTGTTATTGACGATATCTGATAAAGATAAGCAAGAAGCGCTACTTTTAGCAAGACGTTTCCATAATATCGGTTTCAAGCTGATAGCCACCAGCGGAACCGCTGCCTTATTGAAGCAATCCGGCATCCCTACTGCGATTGTCGGTAAAATTGGCGAAGAAGGTACAAACCTGCTGGATGTTATCCGGAACGGGGAAGCACAATTTGTCATAAATACTTTGACAAAAGGTAAGCAGCCGGCCCGAGATGGTTTCAGAATCCGACGTGAATCGGTTGAAAATGGAGTGACATGCCTAACATCACTTGATACGGCAGAAGCTATTTTAAGAGTGATAGAATCCATGACTTTCTCGGCAGAAGCAATGGGAAAAACGGAAAAAAGTCGTGAGGTGAGCTATATATGATCAAGAAGGAAAGAATGAAGGTGTTAAATCATAAGGAACTGGCCCCATCCATTTTTGAACTTACTCTGCAAGGTGAATTGGTTTCAGAGATGAATCAGCCAGGCCAGTTTGTCCAAGTCAAGACAACAGATGGCACTGAGCCATTGTTAAGACGCCCGATTTCAATTTCTTCTTACAACAACAG
The DNA window shown above is from Peribacillus sp. FSL P2-0133 and carries:
- a CDS encoding dihydroorotase, giving the protein MKTVIKNGVLLDNQNSFKKADIEMEGKVITKIGENLATENCKVVDAEGLLITSGFIDLHVHLREPGGEHKETIASGTLAAARGGFTTVAAMPNTRPVPDTVENLEALNRKIEETAHVRVLPYASITIREAGKELTDFSSLKQTGAFAFTDDGVGIQEAGMMLEAMKRAAAQDMAIVAHCEDNSLINKGSVHEGRFSKEQGINGIPSVCEAVHIARDILLAEAADCHYHVCHISTKESVRTVRDAKRAGIRVTAEVTPHHLLLCEDDIPGLDTNYKMNPPLRGREDRDALIEGLLDGTIDFIATDHAPHAAEEKAQGMQLAPFGIVGLETAFPLLYTELVKKGVITLKQLIDFMTIKPSESFSLPYGELKEGAIADIVLIDLETEKEINAEEFASKGKNTPFNEKKCYGWPVMTIAEGKIAWEKGRVQG
- a CDS encoding carbamoyl phosphate synthase small subunit — protein: MKRQLILEDGTVFLGEAFGGDVEKIGEVVFNTGMTGYQEILSDPSYCGQIVTLTYPLIGNYGINRDDFESINPAISGFVVKETAELPSNWRNQLSLDEYLKMKNIPGISGIDTRKLTRIIRKSGSLKGALCNINKDAKEVVSQLKATVIPSNQVKQVSTKAPYSSPGRGPRVVLVDYGMKHGILRELTKRGCDVVVVPYNVTAEEVMQYHPDGVMLSNGPGDPKSVHETLEMIRTIQTQVPLFGICLGHQLFALANGADTEKLKFGHRGSNHPVRDLRTGKVSITSQNHGYTVEELSIENTELIVTHTALNDDTIEGLRHKKYPAFTVQYHPEASPGPEDANYLFNEFLQMIETATNKGEKTCQNALI
- the carB gene encoding carbamoyl-phosphate synthase large subunit, whose product is MPKRTDIKSILVIGSGPIVIGQAAEFDYAGTQACIALKEEGYRVILINSNPATIMTDSEMADAVYIEPITLEFVSKIIRKERPDALLPTLGGQTGLNMAVELAEAGILEECNVQILGTKLSAIQQAEDRDLFRTLMNDLGEPVPDSDIIHNLEEAYTFVERVGYPVIVRPAFTLGGTGGGICDNEEQLIEIVEGGLKSSPVHQCLLEKSIAGFKEVEYEVMRDSNDNAIVVCNMENFDPVGVHTGDSIVAAPSQTLSDREYQMLRNTSLKIIRALKIEGGCNVQLALDPNSYQYYVIEVNPRVSRSSALASKATGYPIAKLAAKIAVGLTLDEMMNPVTGKTYASFEPALDYVVTKIPRWPFDKFESANRRLGTQMKATGEVMAIGRTFEESILKAVRSLEAGIYHLNLNDEFEDGKIEKRIRKAGDERLFYIGEALRRGITIETIHEWSQIDLFFLHKLKKIIDFENQLKEHSFDCEVLQKAKELGFSDKTIAEIWGVPEIDVYEYRKQQGIIPVYKMVDTCAAEFESETPYFYGTYEDENESIVTDKKSVIVLGSGPIRIGQGVEFDYATVHSVWAIKEAGYEAIIINNNPETVSTDFSISDKLYFEPLTIEDVMHVIDLEKPEGVIVQFGGQTAINLADGLVERGVKILGTSLEDLDRAENRNKFERALKDLGIPQPKGKTATSVDEAIVIAEDIGYPVLVRPSYVLGGRAMEIVYKQEELLHYMKNAVKINPDHPVLIDRYLTGKEIEVDGISDGETVVIPGIMEHIERAGVHSGDSIAVYPPQNLTEKQKEVIIDYTTRLAKGLNIIGLLNIQYVISNEEVYVIEVNPRSSRTVPFLSKITNVPMANLATKVILGHTLESQGYKSGLVPEQTGVYVKVPVFSFAKLRGVDISLGPEMKSTGEVMGKDSTLEKALYKGLVASGFKIKGHGSVLLTISDKDKQEALLLARRFHNIGFKLIATSGTAALLKQSGIPTAIVGKIGEEGTNLLDVIRNGEAQFVINTLTKGKQPARDGFRIRRESVENGVTCLTSLDTAEAILRVIESMTFSAEAMGKTEKSREVSYI